The following proteins are encoded in a genomic region of Grus americana isolate bGruAme1 chromosome 5, bGruAme1.mat, whole genome shotgun sequence:
- the MRPL21 gene encoding 39S ribosomal protein L21, mitochondrial isoform X1, with protein sequence MAAVVAAARRRAAAFLLSPAVRHQSSQSQSLQQGLVAKTSLTSPPWPEVKLPDPVEEAKYHAEVVQKVNKMIATGQYGRLFAVVHFASKQWKITSEDLIMMDNVLEAECGDRIRMEKVLLVGADDFTLIGRPLLGKDLVRVEATVIEKTESWPKINMRFWKRHNYQRKKIIVNPQTVLRINTIEIFPCLS encoded by the exons ATGGCggcggtggtggcggcggcccggcggcgggcggcag CCTTCTTGCTTTCACCTGCGGTTCGGCACCAGAGTTCCCAGAGCCAGTCACTGCAGCAAGG ACTTGTTGCCAAAACATCTCTGACTTCACCCCCATGGCCTGAAGTGAAACTTCCAGATCCAGTAGAAGAAGCAAAGTACCATGCAG AAGTGGTACAGAAGGTGAATAAGATGATCGCCACAGGGCAGTACGGAAGGCTCTTTGCTGTGGTCCACTTTGCCAGCAAGCAGTGGAAAATAACCAGTGAAGACTTGATTATGATGGACAATGTACTGGAGGCTGAATGCGGAGACCGAATCCGGATGGAAAAG gTTTTGCTGGTTGGTGCTGACGACTTCACGCTTATTGGAAGGCCGCTCCTGGG gaaagatcTCGTCCGTGTGGAGGCTACTGTGATTGAAAAGACGGAGTCCTGGCCAAAAATTAACATGCGCTTTTGGAAGAGGCACAACtatcaaaggaagaaaa tCATCGTGAACCCACAGACTGTCCTCCGGATAAACACCATAGAAATTTTCCCCTGTTTGTCATGA
- the MRPL21 gene encoding 39S ribosomal protein L21, mitochondrial isoform X2 has product MIATGQYGRLFAVVHFASKQWKITSEDLIMMDNVLEAECGDRIRMEKVLLVGADDFTLIGRPLLGKDLVRVEATVIEKTESWPKINMRFWKRHNYQRKKIIVNPQTVLRINTIEIFPCLS; this is encoded by the exons ATGATCGCCACAGGGCAGTACGGAAGGCTCTTTGCTGTGGTCCACTTTGCCAGCAAGCAGTGGAAAATAACCAGTGAAGACTTGATTATGATGGACAATGTACTGGAGGCTGAATGCGGAGACCGAATCCGGATGGAAAAG gTTTTGCTGGTTGGTGCTGACGACTTCACGCTTATTGGAAGGCCGCTCCTGGG gaaagatcTCGTCCGTGTGGAGGCTACTGTGATTGAAAAGACGGAGTCCTGGCCAAAAATTAACATGCGCTTTTGGAAGAGGCACAACtatcaaaggaagaaaa tCATCGTGAACCCACAGACTGTCCTCCGGATAAACACCATAGAAATTTTCCCCTGTTTGTCATGA